A DNA window from Corallococcus soli contains the following coding sequences:
- a CDS encoding serine/threonine protein kinase has product MSRDSLEAGRFGLGAGHVLLSAEWLPPGTRVERWEVVGRLGAGGYGTTYSVRRAGRARGRLYALKLSRRPGERWFAREAALLARVRHRAVVRLITHGIWRLGPVEHPYLVMEYVEGESLYEWALARNPTARQVALLLAQVLEALAAAHARGAMHRDFKGDNVQVTLDGKVKLLDWGAGWYAGAPTLTQTARLPPGSPRYYSPQLLRWRASAERRPGALEPYTYSVADEMYAVGVTFYRLLVDQYPALPWLVPIEPLVSQGLGSLKDLNPRVPTLLESIILRLLAFAPEQRPEGTASVAREVRRALAVADAAWEAPLFGWRERTSSGSRTTLEAAEAKGPVMPGQEVALREARARHVEEVHRLREVRELRQRDPAKVAEVEARAFRAARGGGWRSHPLRWAVVPVLLAGLLLAGLASWRLEHVPGVVAPVPGVQQMAPSPGPYQARAPLAGEALPPALFQQEKEDMTLRAPRQAAVNSSPVRAGALGKLKRCTLAAGAVAFTACAGAQIRPDPTRCPEGALEAMRKLSMNETGSASILTDINQPGNNSEELIVRDGPIVSLTVESYGDLPTGTRLYGQLWTGGGRVTGRYTRAELPDRRVIPVCLVYGNLDGGEWLPGSKAGAVRMPRTWAYRVVHAFP; this is encoded by the coding sequence GTGAGCCGTGATTCGCTGGAAGCCGGTCGCTTCGGGCTGGGGGCAGGGCACGTCCTCTTGTCCGCGGAGTGGTTGCCGCCGGGCACCCGGGTGGAGCGCTGGGAGGTGGTGGGGCGCCTGGGGGCAGGAGGCTATGGCACCACTTATTCGGTGCGCAGGGCGGGACGCGCGCGCGGGCGGCTGTATGCGTTGAAGTTGTCGCGGCGTCCCGGGGAGCGGTGGTTCGCGCGGGAGGCGGCGCTGCTGGCCCGCGTACGACACCGGGCCGTGGTGCGTCTGATCACGCACGGCATCTGGCGGCTGGGGCCGGTGGAGCACCCCTATCTGGTGATGGAGTACGTGGAGGGTGAGTCGCTCTACGAGTGGGCCCTGGCTCGCAACCCCACGGCGCGTCAGGTGGCGCTGTTGCTGGCGCAGGTGCTGGAGGCGCTGGCGGCCGCGCACGCGCGGGGCGCCATGCACCGGGACTTCAAGGGCGACAACGTCCAGGTCACCCTCGACGGCAAGGTGAAGCTGTTGGACTGGGGCGCGGGTTGGTACGCGGGGGCGCCCACCCTCACCCAGACCGCCAGGCTTCCGCCGGGCAGTCCGCGCTACTACAGCCCCCAGCTCCTCCGGTGGCGGGCGTCGGCGGAGCGCCGGCCCGGGGCCCTGGAGCCCTACACCTACTCGGTGGCGGATGAGATGTACGCGGTCGGAGTCACCTTCTACCGCCTGCTGGTGGACCAGTATCCCGCGCTGCCGTGGCTCGTGCCCATCGAGCCCCTGGTGTCCCAGGGCCTGGGATCCTTGAAGGACCTCAACCCGCGTGTGCCGACGCTGCTGGAGTCCATCATCCTGCGGCTGCTGGCCTTCGCGCCCGAACAGCGTCCCGAGGGCACGGCCTCCGTGGCCCGGGAGGTGCGCCGAGCGCTGGCGGTCGCTGACGCGGCGTGGGAGGCCCCCTTGTTCGGCTGGCGCGAGAGGACGTCCAGTGGTTCGCGCACGACGCTGGAGGCGGCGGAGGCGAAGGGCCCCGTGATGCCGGGGCAGGAGGTCGCCCTGCGGGAGGCGCGGGCGAGGCACGTGGAAGAGGTCCACCGGCTGCGTGAGGTGCGGGAGCTGCGCCAACGCGACCCGGCGAAGGTGGCGGAGGTCGAAGCCCGGGCGTTCCGTGCCGCGCGTGGGGGCGGTTGGCGTTCGCATCCGCTGAGGTGGGCCGTGGTTCCCGTGCTGCTGGCGGGGTTGCTCCTCGCGGGGCTCGCTTCCTGGCGTCTGGAGCATGTCCCGGGCGTCGTGGCCCCGGTGCCGGGCGTCCAGCAAATGGCGCCGTCCCCCGGGCCGTACCAAGCTCGTGCGCCTCTGGCGGGGGAGGCTCTTCCACCCGCCCTGTTCCAGCAGGAGAAAGAAGACATGACCCTTCGTGCGCCGCGGCAGGCGGCCGTCAACTCCTCCCCGGTGCGCGCGGGGGCGCTCGGGAAGCTCAAGCGGTGCACCCTGGCCGCCGGCGCCGTGGCCTTCACCGCCTGCGCGGGAGCGCAGATCCGACCCGACCCGACCCGCTGCCCCGAAGGGGCGTTGGAGGCCATGCGCAAGCTCTCCATGAATGAGACCGGCAGCGCCAGCATCCTCACGGACATCAATCAACCGGGCAACAACTCGGAAGAGCTCATCGTCCGCGATGGCCCCATTGTCAGCCTCACCGTTGAAAGCTATGGGGACCTGCCCACGGGCACCCGCCTGTATGGACAGCTCT
- a CDS encoding DUF2381 family protein has translation MFASRAVVLPMLVMALVAAAPARAGAPDRRVHQERRLVVRADEATTLHLLRVAPGVVTTVVFNDDILPSSVDTKALAPLFAQVKVYPGVMVLRPSVAMPDSARPLVTARFAGEDAPRQVTFLLVTDPKEVDTLVEVSRHALSPEALGEELALLRGQCAATEAGFALLRAQCAQTGLGGAVLIGALGPEAVSFERPTKALNGPGLEVMGSTVLYRHLTTRVLAFTLGNALEAAPWVPGVARLTLLEADGKPGRVVLEAPVRMLEARLTPGMRGKVVVEWHMPKGLAPGARYLMEAWNQEGDRAVRWEGLSL, from the coding sequence GTGTTCGCATCCCGTGCGGTTGTCTTGCCAATGCTGGTGATGGCGCTGGTCGCGGCGGCTCCGGCGCGGGCGGGGGCTCCGGACCGGCGCGTCCATCAGGAGCGCCGGCTCGTGGTCCGGGCCGACGAGGCCACGACGCTCCACCTGCTGCGCGTCGCTCCCGGCGTGGTCACCACCGTCGTGTTCAACGATGACATCCTGCCGTCCTCCGTGGACACGAAGGCGCTGGCGCCCCTGTTCGCCCAGGTGAAGGTGTACCCGGGCGTGATGGTGCTGCGCCCGTCCGTGGCCATGCCCGACTCCGCCCGGCCGCTCGTCACGGCGCGCTTCGCGGGCGAGGACGCGCCCCGGCAGGTGACGTTCCTGCTCGTCACGGATCCGAAGGAGGTGGACACCCTGGTGGAGGTCTCCCGCCACGCCCTGTCCCCTGAAGCCCTGGGCGAGGAGCTGGCCCTGCTCCGGGGCCAGTGCGCCGCCACGGAGGCGGGCTTCGCGCTCCTGCGGGCACAGTGCGCCCAGACCGGCCTGGGGGGCGCGGTGCTCATCGGTGCGTTGGGGCCAGAGGCGGTGTCGTTCGAACGGCCGACCAAGGCCCTCAACGGACCAGGGCTGGAGGTCATGGGGAGCACCGTGCTCTACCGCCACCTCACGACCCGGGTGCTGGCGTTCACCCTGGGCAATGCCCTGGAGGCAGCCCCCTGGGTGCCGGGCGTGGCGCGGCTGACCCTTTTGGAGGCGGACGGGAAGCCAGGCCGCGTCGTCCTGGAGGCACCCGTGCGGATGCTGGAAGCCCGCCTGACGCCAGGAATGCGCGGAAAGGTCGTGGTGGAGTGGCACATGCCGAAGGGCTTGGCGCCGGGCGCCCGTTACCTGATGGAGGCCTGGAACCAGGAGGGCGACCGCGCCGTGCGGTGGGAGGGATTGTCCCTGTGA